From one Microthrixaceae bacterium genomic stretch:
- a CDS encoding alkaline phosphatase D family protein, which produces MSSQWSKPDTSGGNPVSLSRRAFLTASVATVTLAATGCSDPGPATTSADRPTSPGAGQRTTTSHSAKLASDPFTLGVASGDPLADRVILWTRLAPDALAGDGSGGMFSDPVDVAWEVAIDARFTKIATKGTFTARYDHGHSVHVDADGLDPATDHFYRFRVGEWTSPIGRTRTLPVGTPDRFTLAVANCQMMETGAWAAYRHLAARDVDLVLHLGDYIYEYPGVPGARMSQPAHAVVTLEDYRMRYASYRLDPDLQAAHASVPFVVTWDDHEVANNYMGDVVPNTEAGGDLDRKAAAYQAWWENLPVRLDPPEGSVLDVHRRFEVGNLARLHVLDERQHSDLPPCRPDPRDTTDFGDCDARTDEDRSRLGVEQEKWLADGLARGGVTWNLLGNPVVLAGVDSGAPDGDPAYYLDVWDGFPQARARLIDQLAGSTNPVVLTGDYHQGMVLDVHAVPFDVDSPVVAPEFMAVPVSSVLFSQDVSARTPHLREQLDHHGYLEVELTPDRLTAQFQVVADVADPASAVSVASRWVVDAGDPVTRPA; this is translated from the coding sequence ATGTCTTCGCAATGGTCCAAGCCAGATACCAGCGGTGGTAATCCCGTCAGCCTTAGCCGGAGGGCGTTCCTGACCGCGTCGGTCGCCACCGTCACGCTGGCCGCCACCGGATGCTCGGACCCGGGTCCGGCGACGACGTCGGCGGACCGCCCGACCTCGCCTGGAGCGGGACAGAGAACCACCACCTCTCACAGCGCCAAGTTGGCATCAGACCCGTTCACCCTGGGGGTCGCATCAGGCGATCCCCTGGCTGACAGGGTGATCCTGTGGACCCGACTGGCCCCAGACGCTCTGGCTGGCGACGGCTCCGGGGGAATGTTCTCTGACCCGGTCGATGTGGCGTGGGAAGTAGCCATCGACGCTCGCTTCACCAAGATCGCCACCAAGGGCACCTTCACCGCTCGCTACGACCACGGACACAGCGTGCACGTCGACGCCGACGGCCTGGATCCCGCCACTGACCACTTCTACCGGTTCCGGGTCGGCGAATGGACCAGCCCAATCGGTCGGACTCGGACCCTCCCAGTGGGCACACCAGATCGCTTCACTCTGGCGGTGGCGAACTGTCAGATGATGGAGACGGGGGCATGGGCCGCCTACCGTCACCTTGCCGCCCGCGATGTTGACCTGGTACTCCACCTCGGCGACTACATCTACGAGTACCCCGGGGTACCGGGCGCACGCATGTCCCAGCCTGCCCATGCGGTGGTCACACTGGAGGACTACCGCATGCGCTATGCGTCCTATCGCCTCGACCCTGACCTCCAGGCTGCGCACGCCAGCGTACCGTTCGTGGTGACGTGGGACGATCACGAGGTTGCCAACAACTACATGGGCGACGTTGTCCCTAACACAGAGGCAGGAGGCGACCTGGATCGCAAGGCCGCCGCCTACCAGGCATGGTGGGAGAACCTGCCGGTGCGCCTCGACCCACCTGAGGGTTCGGTCCTCGACGTGCACCGCCGGTTCGAGGTTGGGAACCTGGCTCGCCTTCACGTCCTGGACGAGCGTCAACACAGCGACCTACCACCCTGTCGTCCCGACCCCCGCGACACCACCGACTTCGGAGATTGCGACGCCCGCACCGACGAGGATCGGTCACGACTGGGGGTCGAACAGGAGAAATGGCTGGCCGACGGGCTGGCCCGCGGGGGAGTCACCTGGAACCTTCTCGGCAACCCGGTCGTGTTGGCCGGAGTGGACAGTGGAGCACCCGACGGTGACCCCGCCTACTACCTGGATGTGTGGGACGGCTTCCCCCAGGCCCGAGCCCGGCTCATCGACCAGCTCGCCGGTTCGACCAACCCGGTCGTGCTCACCGGCGATTACCACCAGGGGATGGTGCTCGATGTCCACGCTGTCCCCTTCGATGTCGATTCTCCGGTGGTGGCACCCGAGTTCATGGCCGTGCCGGTGTCTTCGGTGCTGTTCAGCCAGGATGTGAGCGCCCGAACCCCTCACCTGCGCGAACAGCTAGACCACCACGGTTACCTGGAAGTGGAGCTGACACCAGATCGGCTCACGGCCCAGTTCCAGGTGGTGGCAGATGTGGCGGACCCGGCAAGCGCGGTCTCGGTCGCGTCCCGTTGGGTGGTCGATGCCGGGGATCCGGTTACCCGGCCAGCCTGA
- a CDS encoding GDP-mannose 4,6-dehydratase: MSTMSSPMRALVTGASGFVGRHLIRHLEEAGDDVIGVDRETGGIDITDANAVTSLLERTRPTVVYHLAGWADVGGSWQHPVEAFRANAEGTLNVLSAATAAGVERVLAVSSADVYGIVTPDELPLTEDSPLRPASPYAASKVAADYLGLQAWLGRQLPVLRVRAFNHLGPGQTDKFVAPALASRIARAEVEGGEVITVGDLSARRDFTDVRDVVRAYRLLVERGEPGQVYNVCSGVDLAVRDLADQLVAQARVPLRLEVDEALLRPVELPVLRGSHQRLTDATGWQPDIPIAQTLTDLLEDWRVRLAG; encoded by the coding sequence ATGTCCACCATGTCGTCCCCGATGAGGGCCCTGGTTACCGGGGCGTCGGGGTTCGTCGGCCGCCACCTCATCCGTCACCTCGAAGAAGCCGGTGACGACGTAATCGGGGTGGATCGCGAAACCGGTGGGATCGACATCACCGACGCCAACGCCGTGACCTCGCTTTTGGAGCGCACCCGGCCGACGGTGGTGTACCACCTGGCCGGCTGGGCCGACGTGGGTGGGTCCTGGCAACACCCGGTGGAGGCGTTCCGGGCCAACGCCGAAGGAACGCTCAACGTCTTGTCGGCGGCCACCGCCGCCGGTGTGGAGCGTGTGCTGGCCGTGTCGAGCGCCGATGTGTACGGGATCGTCACCCCAGATGAGCTTCCGCTGACCGAGGACTCACCGCTGCGACCAGCGAGTCCCTACGCCGCATCCAAGGTGGCCGCCGACTATCTGGGCCTCCAGGCCTGGCTCGGACGTCAGTTGCCGGTGCTCCGCGTCCGTGCCTTCAACCACCTCGGCCCCGGCCAGACCGACAAGTTCGTCGCTCCCGCTCTGGCGTCGCGCATCGCCCGCGCCGAGGTCGAAGGCGGAGAGGTGATCACCGTCGGCGACCTGTCGGCCCGACGGGATTTCACCGATGTCCGCGACGTGGTGCGGGCCTACCGGCTGCTGGTGGAACGAGGTGAACCGGGGCAGGTCTACAACGTGTGCTCTGGGGTCGATCTGGCGGTCCGGGATCTGGCCGACCAGCTTGTGGCCCAGGCTCGGGTGCCACTGCGTCTGGAAGTGGACGAGGCCCTCCTTCGTCCGGTCGAACTACCGGTGCTGCGTGGAAGCCACCAGCGCCTCACCGATGCCACCGGCTGGCAGCCCGACATCCCGATCGCCCAGACGCTCACCGACTTGTTGGAGGACTGGCGGGTCAGGCTGGCCGGGTAA
- a CDS encoding glycosyltransferase family 4 protein encodes MTATSTPPRRILVVSPYPPIRDGIGTFAVQQVRSLRRAGHHVEVCSPSPSAAHHHLDLRGPRGALGLRRLMAGFDEVIIQFHPDFFYDHPATPSSRISTGIALATAFRSGPNVVIRLHEVDRRWVGTTDPSAFATRAVFRAATRVEVHSPGDVAMVTDEFKVPSNRVVLVDHGADFEPRTTTDRAEARRSLGLAQSDHVFVCIGFVQPHKGFDRAAAAFRGLADKGASLHIVGSVRIDDPAAADHERELEALESQIPGVHLHLGYLSDEAFDRWIVAADTVVLPYRHIWSSGVAERARLLDRPVIATRVGSLEHQLADDPGAVLVDDNLQLAAALRAAVIGGSAPSDGTTELDDGRTNRGDSSGDVSESADATVSAWTFDGPVDRTTVMAEIGRRSAANRGVISRTGARTHATAAQPATAALPLRRLRPVPPPPATSARPGVSTVKKVIRRVIAWEVDPLREQLVRLQKASLQAAETTDARLEELSDEMAHDSPTDRPGPPNH; translated from the coding sequence ATGACCGCCACCTCCACCCCGCCCCGCCGCATCCTGGTGGTGAGTCCGTACCCGCCGATTCGAGACGGCATCGGCACGTTCGCCGTTCAACAGGTCCGGTCGCTCCGTCGGGCCGGCCATCACGTCGAGGTGTGCTCCCCCTCACCCTCCGCCGCCCACCACCACCTCGACCTCCGAGGCCCCCGCGGCGCGCTCGGGCTCCGCCGACTCATGGCCGGCTTCGACGAGGTGATCATCCAGTTCCACCCCGACTTCTTCTATGACCATCCCGCCACGCCCTCGTCTCGGATCTCCACCGGAATAGCCTTGGCCACCGCCTTCCGGTCAGGGCCCAATGTGGTGATCCGCCTACACGAGGTGGACCGACGCTGGGTCGGGACCACCGATCCGTCGGCGTTCGCCACCCGAGCCGTGTTCAGGGCTGCTACCCGGGTGGAGGTACACAGCCCAGGCGACGTGGCCATGGTGACCGATGAGTTCAAGGTTCCCTCCAACAGAGTCGTGCTGGTGGACCACGGAGCTGACTTCGAGCCTCGCACCACCACCGACCGGGCCGAAGCGAGGCGTTCACTCGGGCTGGCCCAGTCCGACCATGTCTTCGTGTGCATCGGATTCGTACAGCCCCACAAGGGGTTCGACCGGGCCGCAGCCGCCTTTCGAGGCCTGGCCGACAAGGGCGCTTCGCTGCACATTGTGGGATCGGTTCGCATAGACGATCCGGCCGCCGCCGACCACGAGCGGGAGCTGGAGGCCCTGGAGTCCCAGATCCCCGGTGTGCACCTACACCTCGGATACCTGTCCGACGAGGCCTTCGACCGGTGGATCGTGGCCGCTGACACCGTGGTTTTGCCCTACCGCCACATCTGGTCGTCGGGGGTGGCAGAACGGGCCCGACTGCTCGACCGGCCGGTCATCGCCACCCGGGTGGGCAGCCTCGAACACCAGCTCGCCGACGACCCCGGCGCCGTGCTGGTGGACGACAACCTCCAGCTTGCGGCCGCGCTCCGGGCCGCGGTGATCGGAGGCTCGGCACCCTCAGACGGCACCACCGAACTAGACGACGGCCGCACAAACCGCGGTGACTCGAGCGGCGACGTGTCGGAATCGGCTGACGCCACGGTGTCGGCGTGGACCTTCGATGGCCCCGTGGACCGCACCACGGTCATGGCCGAGATCGGACGCCGGTCCGCCGCCAACCGAGGAGTCATCAGCCGGACCGGGGCCCGTACCCACGCCACCGCAGCTCAACCGGCCACAGCCGCCCTTCCGCTGAGACGACTAAGGCCCGTCCCCCCGCCGCCGGCCACATCGGCCCGCCCCGGGGTGTCCACCGTCAAGAAGGTCATCCGAAGGGTCATCGCCTGGGAGGTGGACCCGTTGCGCGAACAGCTCGTGCGCCTCCAGAAGGCATCGCTCCAGGCGGCCGAGACCACCGATGCCCGCCTGGAAGAGCTGTCCGACGAGATGGCCCACGATTCGCCGACAGATCGGCCCGGACCGCCCAACCATTGA
- a CDS encoding glycosyltransferase family 4 protein — protein MDVPRLALVPPRYGPDVIGGAELVLREVAHGMTTRGWKVDVLTTCARDHYTWANHYRAGVSTDGPVTIQRFPVVNDTSGRARATVAQRLALGEQPSLGEQEAWMNDGLRVPELFHELLDHGQDYDAIVVSPYLFWTSFACGLVAPERTILRPCLHDEPEARFELFEPLFNGVARLWLNTDPELALLDSIAPGHAPASVIGEGVPVPERYDPSGFRSRHGLGDVPFVLYAGRREGAKGWEQLLDGFVATVRKEDVDLHLVTIGVGEVHIPDDVAHLIHDLGLVSDRDRDDAFAAASGYLQPSALESFSRTVMEAWLAGTPVIANAASPVVAWHCQRSGAGLTYEDDADLEQCLRFIAEAPDAAAALAGPGRAYVLENYTWPVTLDRMEASLDELAGRA, from the coding sequence GTGGACGTTCCGCGCCTGGCCCTGGTCCCGCCTCGATACGGACCCGACGTGATCGGCGGTGCCGAGCTGGTGCTGCGCGAAGTAGCCCACGGCATGACCACCCGGGGCTGGAAGGTCGACGTCCTGACCACCTGCGCCCGAGACCACTACACCTGGGCCAACCACTATCGGGCCGGTGTCAGCACCGACGGGCCCGTGACCATCCAGCGGTTCCCGGTGGTGAACGACACATCCGGTCGGGCCCGAGCCACCGTCGCCCAGCGCCTTGCCCTCGGCGAACAACCCTCGCTGGGCGAGCAGGAGGCGTGGATGAACGACGGGCTTCGGGTGCCCGAATTGTTCCACGAGCTTTTGGACCACGGCCAGGACTACGACGCTATCGTCGTGTCGCCGTACCTGTTCTGGACCAGCTTCGCCTGCGGCCTCGTTGCCCCCGAACGCACCATCCTTCGTCCCTGCCTCCACGATGAGCCCGAGGCTCGTTTCGAGCTGTTCGAGCCCCTGTTCAACGGGGTGGCCCGTCTGTGGCTCAACACCGACCCCGAACTGGCTCTACTCGACTCAATCGCTCCCGGTCACGCGCCGGCGTCGGTGATCGGTGAAGGCGTGCCCGTACCCGAGCGCTACGACCCGAGTGGCTTCCGCTCCCGCCACGGGCTGGGGGACGTGCCGTTCGTCCTCTACGCCGGGCGACGCGAAGGGGCCAAGGGCTGGGAGCAGCTCCTGGACGGGTTCGTGGCCACCGTGCGAAAAGAAGACGTCGACCTGCACCTGGTGACCATCGGTGTCGGCGAGGTCCACATCCCCGACGACGTGGCCCACCTCATCCACGATCTGGGCCTGGTCTCAGACCGCGACCGAGACGATGCCTTCGCCGCCGCCAGCGGCTACCTGCAACCTTCGGCCCTGGAGTCCTTCTCACGCACCGTCATGGAGGCGTGGCTGGCCGGTACGCCCGTCATCGCCAACGCCGCCAGCCCGGTGGTGGCATGGCACTGCCAACGGTCTGGCGCCGGCCTCACCTACGAGGACGATGCCGACCTGGAGCAATGCCTGCGCTTCATCGCCGAGGCGCCCGACGCGGCAGCGGCGCTGGCCGGGCCGGGCCGGGCCTATGTTCTCGAGAACTACACCTGGCCCGTCACCCTCGATCGCATGGAGGCCAGCCTCGACGAGCTGGCCGGACGAGCATGA
- a CDS encoding glycosyltransferase family 4 protein — MDVLVCATQVPFMSGGLELMVDNLVDALHGAGHRAEVVALPTAWDRDRLFDAAMAWRMIPLDAELVIPVNFPAYFARHPNKVPWLAHQHRAAYDALGQPWSDFRLDQASIDDHRQLLDWDIRALGEAQRRYTISEVVASRLRRWGGLEATALYQPPPLAERLRPRRGGSGDHILCPTRLEGNKRPGLFLEGLAAMRQRVPAVLAGRGSLAGDLEAQVDRLRLDGRVALPGFVSDDELVDLFRAATAVMYAPFDEDYGFVTLQAFLAGVPVVTTADSGGVLEWVEHEVTGLVTDGSPEAMGAALDRLVDDPELAARLGRAGRERVVDLSWDHVVTTLVGG, encoded by the coding sequence ATGGATGTTCTGGTCTGTGCCACCCAGGTGCCGTTCATGAGTGGCGGCCTCGAGCTGATGGTCGACAACCTGGTCGATGCCCTGCACGGTGCAGGGCATCGAGCCGAGGTCGTGGCTCTGCCAACGGCGTGGGACCGCGATCGCCTGTTCGATGCCGCCATGGCGTGGCGCATGATCCCCCTGGATGCCGAACTGGTGATCCCGGTCAACTTCCCGGCCTACTTCGCCCGTCACCCGAACAAGGTGCCGTGGCTGGCCCACCAGCACCGCGCCGCCTACGACGCCTTGGGGCAGCCTTGGAGCGACTTCCGCCTGGACCAGGCCAGCATCGACGATCACCGTCAGCTCCTCGACTGGGACATCCGGGCGCTGGGAGAAGCCCAGCGTCGCTACACCATCTCCGAGGTGGTGGCTAGTCGCCTGAGACGGTGGGGTGGTCTCGAGGCCACGGCGCTGTACCAGCCGCCACCGCTGGCTGAACGCCTGCGACCGCGCCGCGGTGGGTCAGGTGACCACATCTTGTGTCCGACGCGCTTGGAGGGGAACAAGCGCCCCGGTCTGTTCCTCGAAGGCCTGGCGGCCATGCGTCAGCGGGTGCCAGCCGTCCTGGCCGGGCGAGGGTCCCTTGCCGGAGATCTCGAGGCCCAGGTTGATCGACTGCGACTGGACGGCCGCGTCGCGCTACCCGGATTCGTGTCCGACGACGAACTTGTCGATCTGTTCAGGGCCGCGACCGCAGTAATGTACGCCCCCTTCGACGAGGACTACGGGTTCGTTACCCTCCAGGCCTTCCTCGCCGGCGTTCCGGTGGTCACCACCGCCGACTCCGGCGGTGTGCTGGAGTGGGTCGAACACGAGGTGACGGGTCTGGTCACAGACGGGTCGCCCGAGGCCATGGGGGCGGCGCTGGATCGCCTGGTGGATGACCCCGAACTGGCGGCCCGCTTGGGTCGAGCCGGACGGGAACGGGTGGTGGACCTGTCGTGGGATCACGTGGTCACAACGTTGGTGGGCGGGTGA
- a CDS encoding glycosyltransferase family 1 protein, with translation MGLHPAPPPTGWLVLMVVLALAATPGRAKAVAGLTALVGHGHRIVSWHHHVRPVTGRRPAAVVAADVDVLAEMARSALDLGAPVVCRVSSPDEVGRAEEWGVVATFAFTSDRVRFPDGGSDLVSGVSVVETSAGQHHVGTKSETAPLWVPARGLDLATVPVMPLLTRSRLRLAHGLPEDLVLAVDGAASVADRSTSLALASAAVVSDSLVPLALALGTPSIVSNRAARRFGLEAGREVLVADNTSEADRLAASLARHEDRAAALSGHARRFAEDHFDLGPSARELRVGLGLERPPSLIDLRLTELATPPWSRLSERVGAALSLFTLEPTP, from the coding sequence GTGGGTCTCCACCCCGCGCCGCCCCCCACAGGATGGCTGGTTCTGATGGTGGTGTTGGCGCTTGCGGCGACGCCAGGTCGGGCGAAGGCGGTGGCCGGTCTGACGGCACTGGTCGGTCACGGGCACCGGATCGTGTCCTGGCATCATCACGTACGTCCCGTCACCGGTAGGCGCCCGGCTGCCGTGGTGGCCGCAGATGTCGATGTGCTGGCCGAGATGGCCCGTTCGGCCCTCGATCTAGGCGCACCGGTGGTGTGTCGGGTTTCGAGCCCCGACGAGGTGGGACGGGCCGAGGAATGGGGGGTGGTCGCCACCTTCGCCTTCACCTCGGACCGGGTCCGGTTCCCCGATGGCGGTTCCGACCTTGTTTCGGGGGTTTCCGTGGTCGAGACATCGGCGGGCCAGCACCACGTCGGAACCAAATCCGAGACCGCCCCGTTGTGGGTTCCGGCTCGGGGGCTCGACCTGGCCACCGTGCCGGTGATGCCGCTGTTGACCCGGTCCCGGCTGCGCCTGGCCCACGGGTTGCCCGAGGACCTGGTCTTGGCGGTGGATGGCGCGGCATCGGTCGCTGATAGGTCGACCAGCCTGGCTCTGGCCTCGGCCGCTGTCGTGTCGGACTCACTGGTGCCGCTGGCCCTGGCGTTGGGGACGCCGTCGATCGTCTCGAACCGGGCCGCTCGCCGGTTCGGTCTCGAAGCGGGGCGGGAGGTGCTGGTGGCCGACAACACCAGCGAAGCCGACCGGTTGGCGGCGAGCTTGGCTCGCCACGAGGATCGGGCTGCGGCGCTGTCGGGCCATGCCCGCCGTTTCGCCGAGGACCACTTCGACCTAGGTCCGAGCGCGCGGGAGTTGCGCGTCGGGCTGGGTTTGGAGCGCCCGCCGTCGCTCATCGATCTCCGCTTGACCGAGCTGGCCACGCCTCCGTGGTCTCGGCTGTCCGAGCGCGTCGGCGCCGCCCTGTCGCTGTTCACCCTGGAGCCCACACCATGA
- a CDS encoding class I SAM-dependent methyltransferase — protein sequence MAPRSDPSGRPLVGFDAATYGDRFVDVYDDWYADVTDTVACVTSVAALARDVASNNPDGNNPGSNSSEARVLEMGVGTGRLAIPLAETGVTVVGLDASVAMLTAMAARPGGELVRAVHGDMADPPLDGETFHIVLVAFNTLFNLTDPQAQRLCLERSAALLTPGGRIVVEAFVPDPDATSGDTVDVRQVTADRVVLSVSRTDASAQLVVGQYVDITESGVKLRPWQVRWSSPDQLDSLAERAGLVLEDRWSDWDHNRYTEDAHSHVSVYRRA from the coding sequence ATGGCACCCAGATCCGACCCGTCGGGCCGACCCCTGGTCGGTTTCGATGCCGCCACCTACGGCGACCGGTTCGTCGACGTGTACGACGACTGGTACGCCGACGTGACCGACACCGTGGCCTGCGTGACCTCCGTGGCGGCACTGGCCCGCGACGTCGCCAGCAACAACCCAGATGGCAACAACCCAGGCAGCAACAGCAGTGAGGCAAGGGTGCTGGAAATGGGAGTCGGTACCGGTCGGCTGGCCATCCCCCTGGCCGAAACCGGGGTAACCGTGGTCGGCCTCGATGCCTCGGTCGCCATGTTGACCGCCATGGCCGCTCGACCCGGAGGAGAACTGGTCCGCGCCGTCCACGGGGACATGGCCGACCCTCCACTTGACGGAGAGACGTTCCACATCGTCCTGGTCGCCTTCAACACCCTGTTCAACCTCACCGACCCACAAGCTCAACGACTGTGCCTGGAACGGAGTGCCGCGTTGTTGACCCCAGGCGGGCGAATCGTGGTCGAGGCGTTCGTCCCCGACCCCGACGCAACCTCGGGAGACACCGTGGATGTGCGCCAGGTCACCGCCGACCGGGTCGTGTTGAGCGTGAGCCGAACCGATGCCAGCGCCCAGCTCGTCGTCGGCCAGTACGTCGACATCACCGAGTCCGGCGTGAAGCTCAGACCCTGGCAGGTGCGCTGGTCCTCACCCGATCAGCTCGACTCGCTGGCCGAACGGGCGGGTCTGGTGCTCGAGGACCGCTGGTCGGACTGGGACCACAACCGCTACACCGAAGACGCCCACAGCCACGTGTCGGTGTACCGCCGAGCCTGA
- a CDS encoding cysteine desulfurase yields MVPWPWRPGGAARLPAWLLGPLPLAAVSDVSASSLDRPPLAYLDHAASSPMRPEVIAAMVEAMEAVPGNPSGSHRWAREARRRLDDARDTVADAVGVEPGAVVFTAGGTEADNLAIRGVLAARGGVAACSAVEHHAVLETVADTGGVVLDVDRHGRLDLGLLAGGSSPIDPAVVSVMAVNNETGVVNNLGSVADAIADRWPGAVLHTDAVAAMAWFDVAATTAAASLVSLSAHKLGGPKGVGALVVKRPGEIAAVTTGGGQERERRSGTPNVAGAVGFAVACAVACAERERAVARLRLLRKTLEGGLRAAVEGLVVTAEGVDVDDRSPATLHVCVPGVDRQDLVFLLDQEGVATSWGSSCASGAPESSHVLAAMGVAPEVARGSLRLSLGWSSSRSDVDHALAVIPAAVARLKGQGDTARSTGFAGVVSSGGLR; encoded by the coding sequence ATGGTGCCTTGGCCGTGGCGCCCAGGGGGGGCGGCTCGTCTGCCGGCTTGGCTCCTAGGTCCCTTACCCTTGGCTGCGGTGTCGGACGTCTCAGCATCATCCCTCGATCGCCCACCGCTGGCGTACCTGGACCACGCGGCGTCTTCGCCGATGCGGCCCGAGGTCATCGCGGCCATGGTCGAGGCGATGGAGGCGGTGCCCGGCAATCCCTCGGGTTCACATCGCTGGGCCCGAGAGGCTCGCCGCCGCCTCGACGACGCTCGTGACACGGTGGCCGACGCCGTGGGGGTCGAACCCGGGGCGGTGGTGTTCACCGCGGGGGGGACCGAGGCCGACAACTTGGCCATCCGAGGGGTTCTGGCCGCACGCGGTGGGGTGGCCGCGTGTTCCGCGGTCGAGCACCACGCCGTGCTCGAGACGGTCGCAGACACCGGTGGCGTGGTCCTCGACGTGGACCGCCATGGCCGGCTCGATCTGGGCTTGCTCGCTGGTGGTTCGTCTCCCATCGACCCTGCGGTCGTGTCGGTGATGGCGGTCAACAACGAGACCGGTGTGGTCAACAACTTGGGGTCGGTGGCTGACGCGATCGCCGACCGGTGGCCGGGGGCGGTCCTGCACACCGATGCGGTGGCGGCCATGGCCTGGTTCGACGTGGCCGCTACGACGGCGGCGGCATCTCTGGTGTCGCTCAGCGCCCACAAGTTGGGAGGTCCCAAGGGAGTAGGAGCCCTGGTGGTCAAGAGGCCGGGGGAGATCGCCGCGGTCACGACCGGCGGTGGGCAGGAGCGCGAGCGACGGAGCGGTACCCCAAACGTGGCTGGAGCGGTGGGCTTTGCGGTGGCATGCGCCGTCGCGTGTGCGGAGCGGGAACGGGCGGTGGCACGCCTTCGCCTGTTGAGGAAGACGCTGGAAGGTGGGCTTCGCGCCGCGGTGGAGGGTCTGGTGGTAACCGCCGAAGGGGTCGATGTCGATGACCGTTCGCCAGCCACCCTCCACGTCTGCGTACCTGGGGTAGATCGTCAGGATCTGGTGTTCCTGTTGGACCAGGAGGGTGTGGCGACGTCGTGGGGTTCCAGCTGTGCCAGCGGTGCGCCGGAGTCTTCCCACGTGCTGGCGGCCATGGGGGTGGCCCCCGAGGTCGCCCGAGGATCCCTGCGGTTGTCGCTCGGTTGGTCCAGTTCACGGTCCGATGTGGACCACGCCCTGGCCGTGATCCCCGCGGCGGTAGCCCGGCTCAAGGGTCAGGGGGACACGGCTAGGTCTACGGGCTTCGCCGGCGTTGTGTCGTCAGGAGGTCTGCGATGA